From the genome of Longimicrobium sp.:
TATCCTGAACGCGCTGCACCTGGGGCTGCTGCGCCCCGGCGACCGCCTGCCCAGCATCCGCACGCTGTGGAGGGAGATGGGGGTGGACCACCGGGTGGTGGCGCAGGCGTACCGCACGCTCGAGGCCGAGGGGCTGGTGGAGGTGCGCGGCCGCTCGGGGGTGTACCTGGCCCCGCAGGACCAGTTCGGCGGCGAGCTGCTGGCCGAGACGGCGCGTTGGCTGGCGGGCGTGCTGGTGGAGGCGTGGAAGCGGCGCCTGACCATCGCCGACGTTCCCGAGCTGATCCGCCGCTGCACGCAGACCACCACCCTGCGCTGCGCCTGCGTGGAGAGCAACGAAGACCAGATGACGGCGTACACCGGCGAGCTGCAGGAGCAGTTCGGGCTCGACCCGTACCCGGTGCGCATCTCGCCCCTCCCGTTGCCGCGCCCGGAGCGCTCGGTGGAGTTCCACTGGGTCGAGGACGAGCTGCGCCGCTGCGACCTGGTGGTGACCACCAGCTACCACGCGCGGCTGGTGCGCAAGGCGGCCGAGAACGTGGGGATCCCCTGCGTGGTGCTGACGGTGAACCCCGACGTGGTGGAGACGATCCAGAAGCGGCTGCGCGAGGGCCCGCTGACCGTGGTGGCCGTCGAGCCGTCGTTCGGCGACCGCATGCGGGCGATGTACGTGGACGAGAACCCCGACCGCGTGCGGGTGGTGCTCGCCGACGACCACCACGCGCTCCGGCAGCTGGACCCCGACGACCCGGTGCTGCTGACCCGCGCCGCGCGGCTGCGGCTGAGCCCGCACGAGCAGCTCCCCACGCTCCTGCCGCACTCGCCCACCTTCTCGCCGCACACCGCGCGCGAGCTGCTGGGGGTGATCATCCGCCTGAACCTGGAGGCGGCGGCCGCGTCCGACCAGCAGCCGGTGCTGCGCACGCACGAGCCCGTCACCCTCGACACCTGACGCCGCCGCGGGTCTGTCCGGACGAGCCGCGGCGGCGCCGACGGCCCGCCGCGGAGGGGGCCGCTCCATCGCGGCCGATCCGAGTCTATTGCGGGGAGGGCGCGGCGGAACTATCTTCTCGCGACGTCCTTCCGGCGCCCTCTCGCCGATTCCGGCTCGCAGTTCGCACTCCTCCCGCATCCAGGCCACCGATGAGCACCCCGAATTCCGTGCGTACTTCGTCCAGCGCCGTGCCCCGCCGTCCGTGGGAGACGCCGCGCGTGACCGATCTTCCGCGCCTGACCGAGCTCACGCTGGCCACCGGCCCCGGCATCCCCGGCGGCGGCGGCACGGGCGGCGGCGGCAGCACCGTGATCCCCTGAAGCGTGCCCTCCGGCCCGTCCGGACGCACCCGCCCCGTCCCGGCCACCCGCCGGGACGGGGCGTTTTTGCGCCCCGTCCGCGTCTCCGGCACGCATCGTGACAGGGAGCGGCGTCGATGAGCCGCTTCCGCTTCACCCTTTTCGTCGCGGGCGACACGGCCCGCTCGCAGCAGGCGTACGCCGACCTCCGTCGCATCTGCCGCGAGCGGCTGGGCGACGGCGCCTTCGACATCGCCGTGGTGGACGTGGCCAGGACGCCCGACGCGGCCGAGACGCACCGCATCCTCACCACCCCCACGGTGGTGAAGGAGGCACCGGAGCCGCGGCGGCGCATCACCGGAGACCTGTCGGACGCCGACAAGGTGCTCACCGGCCTGGGGATGCTCCCCGGCTGGCCCGATCCCCTTCCCCTGTCCGATCCATGACGGTTTCCACGCAGCCGGTCGAGAAGCTCCCGACCGGGATCCCCGGCTTCGACCTGATCGCCGACGGCGGCCTCCCGCGCCAGCGCGCCACACTCATCGCCGGGACGGCGGGGAGCGCCAAGACGGTGTTCGCCGCGCACTTCCTGGCCGCGGGGATCGCGCGCGGCGAGGCCGGCGTGTTCGTCACCTTCGAGGATTCCGTCGAGGATCTGCGGCGCAACGTGGCCTCCTTCGGGTGGGACGTGGCGGCGTGGGAGGCGGCCGGGACCTGGGTGTTCGTCGACGCGTCGCCCGACGCCGACCAGCCGACCACGGTGGTGGGCGACTTCGACCTGAGCGCGCTGCTGGCGCGGGTGGAGCACGCCATCCGCCGCTCGGGGGCCGCGCGGGTGTCGATCGATTCGCTGAACGCGCTCTTCGTCCAGTATCGCGACCATGCGCTGCTGCGCGCGGAGCTGTACCGCATCACCACGCGGCTGAAGCGGATGGGCGTGACCCTCGTGTTCACCTCCGAGCGCACCGAGGAGTACGGCGAGGTCAGCCGCTACGGGGTGGAGGAGTTCGTGGCCGACAACGTGGTCATCCTGCGCAACCTGCTGGTGGACGAGCGGCGCCGGCGCACGCTGGAGCTGCTGAAGGTGCGCGGCGCGCCGCACCAGCGCGGCGAGTTTCCCTTCACCATCACCGACCACGGGATCATCGTCCTCCCCCTCTCGGGGATCACCCTCACCCAGAGCTCGTCGATCGTGCGGGTGGGGACGGGGAACCGGGTGCTGGACGAGATGTGCGGCGGCGGCTTCTTCCGCGACTCCATCATCCTCCTTTCCGGCGCGACCGGGACGGGGAAGACGCTGATGGTCACCCAGTTCCTGGCCGCGGGGTTCGAGGCGGGGGAGCGCTGCCTCCTCTTCGCCTTCGAGGAGAGCCGCGACCAGCTGTACCGCAATGCCGCGGCCTGGGGATACGACTTCGCGGGGATGGAGAGGGACGGGAAGCTGAAGGTGGTGAACTCCTATCCCCACGCGATGGCGATGGAGGACCACC
Proteins encoded in this window:
- a CDS encoding winged helix-turn-helix domain-containing protein, translated to MEPDAGLSDRLRDRILNALHLGLLRPGDRLPSIRTLWREMGVDHRVVAQAYRTLEAEGLVEVRGRSGVYLAPQDQFGGELLAETARWLAGVLVEAWKRRLTIADVPELIRRCTQTTTLRCACVESNEDQMTAYTGELQEQFGLDPYPVRISPLPLPRPERSVEFHWVEDELRRCDLVVTTSYHARLVRKAAENVGIPCVVLTVNPDVVETIQKRLREGPLTVVAVEPSFGDRMRAMYVDENPDRVRVVLADDHHALRQLDPDDPVLLTRAARLRLSPHEQLPTLLPHSPTFSPHTARELLGVIIRLNLEAAAASDQQPVLRTHEPVTLDT
- a CDS encoding circadian clock KaiB family protein, yielding MSRFRFTLFVAGDTARSQQAYADLRRICRERLGDGAFDIAVVDVARTPDAAETHRILTTPTVVKEAPEPRRRITGDLSDADKVLTGLGMLPGWPDPLPLSDP
- the kaiC gene encoding circadian clock protein KaiC — translated: MTVSTQPVEKLPTGIPGFDLIADGGLPRQRATLIAGTAGSAKTVFAAHFLAAGIARGEAGVFVTFEDSVEDLRRNVASFGWDVAAWEAAGTWVFVDASPDADQPTTVVGDFDLSALLARVEHAIRRSGAARVSIDSLNALFVQYRDHALLRAELYRITTRLKRMGVTLVFTSERTEEYGEVSRYGVEEFVADNVVILRNLLVDERRRRTLELLKVRGAPHQRGEFPFTITDHGIIVLPLSGITLTQSSSIVRVGTGNRVLDEMCGGGFFRDSIILLSGATGTGKTLMVTQFLAAGFEAGERCLLFAFEESRDQLYRNAAAWGYDFAGMERDGKLKVVNSYPHAMAMEDHLVLMRDTIEAFAPSRVAVDSLSALERVTSVRAFREFVISLTSFLKLKETAGLFTSTTPSLMGGTSVTEKHISTLTDTIILLRYVESYGQMRRGLTVLKMRGSAHDHDIREYTIDGKGMHVLGPFRDVSGVLSGNPTFAAEGDHGAPAGRGEDEREG